The Rhodoferax ferrireducens T118 DNA segment AAGGGGTCTTGCCAGTTGAAGCTTGCGTGGGCCATGAGAGGTCTCCTGATGAAAGTGAAAGGACAGATAACGCATGGTAGCGCCCAGCCGGTTTGAGGGCAAACGATGAATAATCACCAAAGCATGATTATTTGTAATATATAAATATTGGAAGCACCATCTACAGTCATCCAATTTATCTACTTTATCAACCTTTAGCCCGCGTATTAAAAGCGCATACAGCTATTACATACATAGCATTAATTTTCAACACCGATCTGAGAATTGTGTATATTTAGCACATCATGCGCAGAAAAATCCCATCGCTCCAGGCCCTAGCCTGCTTTGAAGCGGCCGCCCGCCAGCAAAGCTACACGCGTGCCGCACAAGAGCTGGCGCTGACGCAAGGCGCGGTATCGCGGCAGATCACGGCGCTGGAAGAATTCTTGGGGCTTGCCCTGTTTCGCCGCACCCGTCACGGCGTGCTGCTGACCGAGCGCGGCGCCGATTACTTCGCCCAGGTGGCGCCGCGCCTGCAGGCGCTGGAGCAGGACACGCTGGACGCCATGTCGGCCCAGGGCCCGGGCGGCACCCTGCATCTGGCGGCAGTGCCGACCTTTGCCACGCGCTGGCTGATCCCGCGCCTGGCGGACCTGAAACGGCTGCAGCCCGATCTGACCATCCACATTGAAACCAGCACCCGCCCCTTCATGTTTGCCGACACGGTGTTTGATGCGGCGCTGTATGCCGGCACGCCGGAGCAGGTGAGCCAGTGGGCGGGCACACGCGCGCTGCGGCTGCTGGCCGAACAGGTGGTGCCGGTTTGCAGCCCGCATTTTCTGGCCGGGCAGAGCAGCTTGAGCCCCGCGGCCATTGCCGACCTGCCTTTGCTGCAGCAAAGCACCCGCACCGAGGCCTGGCGGCGCTGGTTTGACGCCATGGGCGTGAGTGCGCCGCTGGCCTTGTCGGGGCCGCGCTTTGAGTTGTTTTCCATGACCGCTGCCGCCGCCGCGCACGGCCTGGGTCTGGCGCTGGTACCCCGCTTGCTGATTGAACCCGAACTGGCCCGCGGCGAACTGGTGGTGGCCTGTGAGCGCGTGCTACCCAGTGAGCGCGCTTACTACCTGGTCACGCCGCAGGCGCCCGACGAGCGGCCGGTCATCAATGGATTTGTGCGCTGGCTGCAGAAAGCTGCGGCCCAGACTGCGGAAACGCCTGATGTTGAGACCGCCAGTTAGCAGGCGGCGACATCACAAGACGCGAAGACTTTTTGCAGTGAGCGGGTTTCCGGCAGGACGCAGGCATTGCCGTTTAAAGCACTGACCTGGTTGGCCCGTCAGTGCAGTTAGCGCGGATAATTCCGGGAGTCACTTTGGGCGCCGTCCATGGGTAAACCAAGCCATCCAACGGCTTTGCCAGAGCATTCAAACAGAGGAAAAAGGATGAGCAGAATTCTTGTCGCTTACTCGACCACCGACGGCCATACGCTGCGCATTTGCGAGCGCTTGCAGCAAGTCATGGCGCAACAGGGGCACGCCGCGACAGTGGTGCCGCTGGCCCAGGCCGACGCGCTGGACTTGCCCGGTTTTGACAAGATCGTCATCGGTGCCAGCATCCGCTACGGCAAACACCAGCCCTCGGTCAAGCAATTCATAGAGCGCCACCAAGCGCTGCTGGAGAGCAAGGGCAACGCGTTTTTCACGGTCAACATCGTGGCCCGCAAGCCGGAGAAAAATCAGCCTGACACCAATCCCTACCTGATCAAATTCCTGCGCACCCTCAGCTGGCAACCCAAATTGCTGGGTGTGTTTGCAGGCAAGCTGGACTACCCCCGCTATCGCTTTGTTGACCGCTTCATGATTCGCCTGATCATGCTCATGACGAACGGGCCCACCGACCCCAAGGCGGTGATTGAGTTCACCGACTGGCAGCAGGTAGAGGCCTTTGGCCAGCGGGTCTGTGACATGCCCTGAGGCTTCGCGCAGCTAGCAAAAACAAAACGCCGGGCATCTTGATGATGCCCGGCGTTTTTTTATGACTCTCGGTGGCGGGGACCCCGTCCCTGAAACACCCGGAGCCACTAGGGCGCTCTACAGTGCGCGGCCAAAGCCACGCACTGTGCGCGCCGGTTTCAATGGCTGGAGAAGAACCCG contains these protein-coding regions:
- a CDS encoding LysR substrate-binding domain-containing protein — protein: MRRKIPSLQALACFEAAARQQSYTRAAQELALTQGAVSRQITALEEFLGLALFRRTRHGVLLTERGADYFAQVAPRLQALEQDTLDAMSAQGPGGTLHLAAVPTFATRWLIPRLADLKRLQPDLTIHIETSTRPFMFADTVFDAALYAGTPEQVSQWAGTRALRLLAEQVVPVCSPHFLAGQSSLSPAAIADLPLLQQSTRTEAWRRWFDAMGVSAPLALSGPRFELFSMTAAAAAHGLGLALVPRLLIEPELARGELVVACERVLPSERAYYLVTPQAPDERPVINGFVRWLQKAAAQTAETPDVETAS
- the hemG gene encoding menaquinone-dependent protoporphyrinogen IX dehydrogenase, which gives rise to MSRILVAYSTTDGHTLRICERLQQVMAQQGHAATVVPLAQADALDLPGFDKIVIGASIRYGKHQPSVKQFIERHQALLESKGNAFFTVNIVARKPEKNQPDTNPYLIKFLRTLSWQPKLLGVFAGKLDYPRYRFVDRFMIRLIMLMTNGPTDPKAVIEFTDWQQVEAFGQRVCDMP